The Duganella sp. BuS-21 sequence GCCGCGCCGATCTCGCGCACTTCCTTGAGCATGGCGCTGCGCACCGCCATGGTCACCAGCAGCGACAACGCGATCGACAAGGCCACCACGATCGGCATCCAGGTCGAGAGCGCGCGGAAGTCGGCTTCGGCGTCCGCATAGGCGCTCTCGCTCAGGCTTTGCTCCAGCCGCGAGAGCTCCTCCAGCCGCAGCGCCACCACATCGAACGCGCGTTCGGCCTTGGACATGGCATTGGCCGCCATCGATTGATCGGCCATCGCCAATTCAATCACATCCTGCATCGCCTTGACGTAGACCGTGTGCGCCGCTTGCGACTGCACCACGAAGCGCCGTTCGGCAGGATCGGATTGAGTCGCCATTTCCAGCTGCGCGAACTGACGGTCCAGCGCCGCGTGGCGCAGGTGGATGTCGCGCACCAGCGCATCCACGCGCGGCGGTGAGAAGCTGGCGTTGATCCAGGTCAGCAGCTGGTAGATTTCCGTGTGCGCCTTGTTGGCGTTGGAGACCAGGTCGGCCGCCGCCTTCAACCGCACGGCGCGCTGCTGCACCATATTGTCGAGCGACTGGTTCTGCCGCAGCAGGCCAAGATAGGCGCCGGCCGAGAGCACGATCAGCAAAATCAGCACCACACCCGGCGCCAGCAGCAGCTTGGGCCCGATGCGTAGTTTGCTGAGCATTTGGTGAGGTAGGTTCAGCACGGCCGCTCAGTGCTTGTAGATGCCGGCTTCGAGGGCCACATCGTCCACGCGCAGCACGTAGGTGCGCTTGGCTTCGACCTTGCCCGACTCAGGATTGCGGAATTTGTAGTCGACCCAGCCGCGCCCCGGTCCCTTCGCCAGGGCCAGCATCTCCTGGCGAAACAGCTTGCCGTCGGCGTCAGGCACCTCCAGCAGATTCTTGCCGATCAACGCCGTGGTCGGATGCGCCACCGTGATGCCGTTCAGGTCGCGCATCGCCAGGTACAGCGCGCCCTGGTTGAACTGCGCATCCTTGCTGTTGATGCGGGCCGCCATCTCGGCCTTGCCGTGCGTGCGCACGAACTGGGCGCCCTTCTCGGCCAGCGCCACCGCGTCCTTTTCATTGGGCGCGGCCTGCGCCGCGCAGCACACCATCAACCCCATCGCCATGAACTCGCGCATGATTCCCCCTGACAGCCAAGATGTTGTAATCTACGCTGGCTGCCGCGACGCAATCTTGCGTTCGCTCAATAGGCACAAAGTAACAACAGGAGCGACATGAAAGCAAGCACCAAGGCCGCCTTGATATCGGCGTTGATTTTTCCCGGACTGGGCCACCTGGCGTTGCGGCCGCCGCGTGGGCGGCGTGGTTTGCTGTTCATCGTGCCAACGCTGGCTGCGGCGTTTTATCTGCTGCGCAGCGTGCTGGTGCTCGCGACACAACTGGTCGAGGAGGTCGAGACCGGCAGGCTGGGCTTCGATCCGATCGCGATTGTCGAACGCATCCACGCTTCCGGCATCGACAATGCCGCCACCAATCTGGCCTCGCTGGTGTGCATCGTGTGCTGGCTGGGCGCGATGGTGGACGTGCTGTGGCTAGGTCGCCAACCGGCCGGCCGGTAGCAGCGGCGGCAGCGCCGTCAGTTCGCGCCAACGCAATCCAAGCACGATGACTGTCACCAGCGCTACGCCGCTGCCGAACCAGAACAAGGGCAAGCCCGGATGTGCCTGCTCCGCCACCGCCAAGGCGATGTACGCGGCAACAATCAACAAACTCATCGCCATCGGCAAGAACGCTCGCGGCACGGCGGGCGCGCTGGCATAGTCGCGCATCAGCAGGCAGGCAAACGGCAGCGTCAGCATCGATAGCGCATAGGTAATGCCGCGCAATTCCAGCCGTCCGAGGCTGACCACATCGATACCCACGATGGCCACCGTGGCAATCAACCATAGGCGCAGGCAGCGGAACAGCAGCATGCCCAACAGCACCCGATTGAAGCGCGCCGCAGCGGGGGCGGCGGGCGTCAGGCGGTACAGGCCCTGCTCGCCGCTGAACCGCACCGCTTGCGCGCTGACCGTGCAGGCATACAGCAGCACACTCGTCATCAGCATGCCCTGCATCATGGTGCTGGTGAACAAAATCACACCTGGACTGCTCTTATCGGCGAGATAGCGCGCCACAAAAGCCATCAGCACCGCCGATACCACGGCATAGGCGATGGCGCCGGCATCATGCGCCTTGACGCCCAGGACGTGCATCATCTGCCGGCCCTGGCTGGCAGCATGGCGGCTGTCGGTGCGCAGGGCGGCATTGTAGGGACCGCGCAGCCAGGCCAGCCAGCGCACGCCGCCGCCCGGTTCTCCGATCACGATAATGCCTTGGGAGCGGGCCAGTTGCCGGGTGTAACAGGCGTACCACGTCCAGTGGCGGTCGCCGCCGTGCGGAAATACGGTTTTCATGGCGTGTGCACCAACCAGCGCCAGCAGCACCACGCCGATCAGCGTCACCAGCGGTTCGCCGACGCGGTCTCCCGCCGCCACCAATTCATCCAGCGGATGCTTGACGATGGAAATCGAGCCGACAATCACCGCTGAAGGCAGCAGGTTCAGCCATTGATAGCGCTGTGCGTACATCACGTAAATGGTGAATACACCACCGGTCAGCAGTCCGTAGCCGAAGTGGCCGAGCAGCAGCCAGCACAGCACCGAGGTCGCCAGCGTACTGGCGATGAACAAACCGGCAGTCAACTGCATCAAACTGCGCCGCAGACCGGGCACCAGCGCATGCACCGGTTGATTTTGCAGCACGGCGCTTTTCAGATACGCGCCGCACCACATGTAGCCCAGGCCGCTAAACAGGAAGAACATCAGCGCATCGCCAAACACCGGGTTGCCAAAGTAATATCCAAATATGAGCTGCCCGACCAGGCAGGCGGCAATAAACCAGCTCAAGCGTATCAGCATGCCGCTGGTGGAGCGGTCGCGCATCAGGTGCAGCAGACTCTGGCGATAGGCTGGGTTCATTTGGTAACCTCGACGAACAGGTCTTCCAGGCTCAAGTTTTTACCTTCAAGCAACTCATCGAGCGCGCCTTGCAGCACGATCTTGCCGCCTTGCAAGAATGCCACGTCCAGCGCCACCCGCTCCAGATCGGACAGAATGTGGGTGGAGAACACCACCGTGGTATCGCGTTCGATCACGCCGTTGATCAGCTCTTGCAGAAAATCGCGGCGGCCGACCGGATCCAGGCTGGCGACCGGCTCATCCAGCACCAGCAGTTTGGGGTCATGGGCCAGCGCGCGGATGATCGACAGGCGCTGTTTCTCGCCGCCGGAAAGCTTGCTGATTTGCTTATTCGCCGTCGCGCCCCCCAAGCCCCAGCGCTGCATCAGGCCGTCCACCTTGGCTTGATTCCAGCGCGGATACAGGGCCTTGAAATAGTCCAGAAGTTGCAAAGGCGTCAACCACTCGAACAGCTCGGATTTCTGCGGCACGTAGCCGATGTTGGCGCGGATTTCTTCGCTCAGCGCCTCCACCGGCTGGCCGAACAGACGGCTGCCGCCGACATCCGCTTCGCGCAATCCAAGCAGGCATTCCAATAAGGTCGATTTACCCGCGCCATTACGTCCGAGCAGGCCAATAACCTTACCGGATTCAATCGACCAATTCACGCCTTGCAATACCTGCTGCTGGCCGAATGCTTTATGCAAATTACTCATCTCAACAACGGATGGTTTCATTTGGTTTCTCCAAGAATTTTAGCAAATAACTGCAGTACGGTTTCGTTATCCATTCCCAGTTGACGCGCCTCGGCGGCGGCGCGTTCCAGGGTCGGTATTAATAAGCTTTCGCGTGCCGCCGACGACTGTGATTCAGCCACCAACATGCCGACACCGCGTGCACGGCTTAATAACCCTTCGGTTTCCATCATGTTATAAGCCTTGGAAACCGTCATGGGATTGACTGCCAATGTGACAGCGACGTCACGCACCGACGGTAAAACGTCGCCGGGTTTTAGAACGGTGGCGGCAATTAATCGACGTACCTGCTCGATTAATTGCCTGTAGATAGGGTCGGACGAACCGGTCGCTATCGTGAACAGGGAAGCCGTATGTGCGGTCATGGCGCTTGTATTGGTGTATTAGTTGATTAATACAGTATGTTAGGTTGGCGAACATGTCAAGCATCTTTTTCGTTCAATACCAGAAATTGGTTTGTATGAACCAATTTTTGGCGTGAATCCAGGACGCCAGCCCTTGCGTTGCGTGCGTTCGCGCACCGGCGGCAGCGGAGGGGATGCTTATACTTCAGGCATGCGTATCGCCACTTTCAACGTCAACGGCATCGGAAGCCGCCTGCCTGCCCTGCTCCAGTGGCTGGAGGAGGCTGAGCCGGATGTTGTCTGCCTGCAGGAACTCAAAGCTCCGCAGGAGAAATTCCCGGAGTCGGCCATTAATAACATCGGCTACGGCGCGATCTGGCACGGACAAAAAAGCTGGAATGGCGTCGCCATATTGGCGCGTGGCCAGCAGCCATTGGAAACAGGACGTGGCCTGCCCGGCGATGCGGATGATGCGCAAAGCCGCTATATTGAAGCGATAGTGGATGGTATTTTAATCGGCGGCTTATATCTACCAAATGGAAATCCGGCGCCCGGACCTAAATTCGACTATAAACTAAAATGGTTTGAGCGTTTTATTCTGCACGCCGCAAAGATAATAGAAAGCGACGCCCCCGCCGTTCTGGCAGGCGATTACAACGTCATGCCTACCGAACTCGACGTTTATAAACCCGAGCGCTGGGTGGATGATGCTTTATTCCGTCCAGAAGTCCGCGAAGCTTTTCATCGTTTAATAAAACAGGGTTGGTGCGATGCATTGCGGGAGAAACATCCTGGCGAGGTCATATACACGTTCTGGGATTATTTCCGCAACGCCTACGGCCGCAACGCCGGGCTGCGCATCGACCATTTACTGCTCAGTCCTTCGCTGACGCCGGTCCTGAAAGCGGCCGGCGTGGACCGCGAAGTGCGCGGGCGAGAGAAGCCCAGCGACCATGCGCCGACGTGGGTGGAACTCGATTTGGGAGGTCGCTGATGGCACAACAAGGGCCGCAGCAACTGTGGCTGGTCCGGCACGGCCAAAGCGCCGGCAACGTCGCGCGCGACGCCGGCGAAGCTGGCAATAAATTGCTGATCGACATCGCCGACCGGGACGTCGACGTCCCGCTGTCCGAGTAACGGCCCCAAAAGACCAGCCGGCCGCACTCAAAGCATGAATACCGACATCAGTGCACGCCTGCTGCGGGACTGGCCGCTACCCATGCCTAGCCCAAACGCAGATAAAAATAAACGACGTTACGTGATGATCATCGCCAGATCGCGCGAAATGCCGGGAGCCGTCTACTGGCGGCAACAGCCGCCTTACGCGTCGGCGCCGGCAAGCTGGCGATCGCCACAGCCGGAAGCGTAGCAGCGCAAATTGGCGTAGCCGTGGCCCTGGTTTGCAGGACGACACAGCTACTGCCACCTGATACGCACCTGCTGACTCACTGCATCGATGACCCGCTGATTCTGGACGCGGCCGGCGTGACCATCGTCAGCCACGACACCAACTGCAGCCCCGACTCCGAGCTGGAACAAGCGACAGCCTCGGAACGTGGCCCTACACGCGATGGCGGGAGAACAACTGGCCCTCAAACACGGGCCGCCAAGCTACCTGGTGCGCGAAATCAGCGCCGGAATCCCAGCCCTGTTGCGCACCCTTGCCACCAATTAAAATCAGGGTCAGCTCTGTCATTCGGACATTGGGGAACTTTTCAGCGACGCGAAAGTTCCTAAATGTCCGAATGACAGAGCTGACCCCGAAGTTTAGACGAGCTTGGCCGAGTGCTCGCGGGTGGCGTGGAATTGCAGTTTCGGCCAGCGTTCCTGCGTCAGGCGCAGGTTGACGCTCGAGGTGGCCAGATAAGCCAGGTTGCCGGCGGCGTCGTAGGCGACGTTGTGGCCAAGCTGGTCTTCGAAGTCCAGCAACGCTTTTTTGTCGTCGCTCGATACCCAACGCGCGCTGCTGATGCTGGTGCCCTCGAATACCGCGTCGACGCCGTATTCGTTCATCAGGCGACTCGCCACCACTTCGAACTGCAGCACGCCGACCGCGCCCAGTACCAGCTCACCACCCTGTACCGGCTTGAAGACCTGTACCGCGCCCTCTTCACCCAGCTGCTGCAGACCTTTGTGCAGCTGCTTGATCTTCAGCGGGTTGCGGATGCGCACCGAGCGGAAGAAGTCCGGCGCGAAGTATGGAATACCGGTGAAGGTCAGCATTTCGCCTTCGGAGAACGAGTCGCCGATCTGCATATTGCCGTGGTTCGGCAGGCCGATGATGTCGCCGGCGTACGCTTCCTCCACCTGCTCACGGCTTGATGCCATGAACGTGACCACCGACGATACCTTGACCTCACGCCCCAGGCGCAAGTGCTTGACCTTCATGCCGCGCTCGAAACGTCCCGAGCATACGCGCAGGAAGGCGATGCGGTCGCGGTGTGCCGGGTCCATATTGGCCTGGATCTTGAACACGAATCCGGTGAACGGTTCTTCCTTCGGATCGACCGCGCGCACCGTGGCGTCGCGCTCGCGCGGCGCCGGCGCCCAGTCGACCAGCGCCGACAGAATCTCGCGCACGCCGAAGTTGTTGATCGCGGAACCGAAGAACACCGGCGTCTGCACGCCCGACAGGAATTCTTCCAGGTTGAACGGCGTCGAGGCGCCGTTGACCAGCTCCACTTCCATGCGCAGCTGGTCCATCTCCAGCGGGAACATCTCCTGCAGGCGCGGGTTGTCGATGCCTTCGATGATCTCGAACGCACCGTCGGCCTTTTCTTCACCAGCCTTGAACAGCATGATGGTGTCGTTCAGCAGATGATACACGCCGCGGAAGCTTTTACCCATGCCGATCGGCCAGGTCACCGGCGCGCATTGGATCTTCAGCACCGATTCCAGCTCGTCCAGCAATTCCAGCGGATCGCGCGTTTCGCGGTCCATCTTGTTCATGAACGTGACGATCGGCGTATTGCGCATCCGGCAAACGTCCAGCAGCTTGATGGTCTGCGCTTCCACACCCTTGGCGGCGTCGATCACCATCAGCGCCGAGTCGACCGCCGTCAGCACGCGGTAGGTGTCTTCCGAGAAGTCCTGGTGGCCCGGGGTGTCCAGCAGATTGACCACGTGGTCGCGGAATTCGAACTGCATCACCGACGATGCCACCGAAATGCCGCGCTGCTTCTCGA is a genomic window containing:
- a CDS encoding cache domain-containing protein, encoding MREFMAMGLMVCCAAQAAPNEKDAVALAEKGAQFVRTHGKAEMAARINSKDAQFNQGALYLAMRDLNGITVAHPTTALIGKNLLEVPDADGKLFRQEMLALAKGPGRGWVDYKFRNPESGKVEAKRTYVLRVDDVALEAGIYKH
- a CDS encoding ABC transporter ATP-binding protein produces the protein MKPSVVEMSNLHKAFGQQQVLQGVNWSIESGKVIGLLGRNGAGKSTLLECLLGLREADVGGSRLFGQPVEALSEEIRANIGYVPQKSELFEWLTPLQLLDYFKALYPRWNQAKVDGLMQRWGLGGATANKQISKLSGGEKQRLSIIRALAHDPKLLVLDEPVASLDPVGRRDFLQELINGVIERDTTVVFSTHILSDLERVALDVAFLQGGKIVLQGALDELLEGKNLSLEDLFVEVTK
- a CDS encoding GntR family transcriptional regulator: MTAHTASLFTIATGSSDPIYRQLIEQVRRLIAATVLKPGDVLPSVRDVAVTLAVNPMTVSKAYNMMETEGLLSRARGVGMLVAESQSSAARESLLIPTLERAAAEARQLGMDNETVLQLFAKILGETK
- the xth gene encoding exodeoxyribonuclease III; amino-acid sequence: MRIATFNVNGIGSRLPALLQWLEEAEPDVVCLQELKAPQEKFPESAINNIGYGAIWHGQKSWNGVAILARGQQPLETGRGLPGDADDAQSRYIEAIVDGILIGGLYLPNGNPAPGPKFDYKLKWFERFILHAAKIIESDAPAVLAGDYNVMPTELDVYKPERWVDDALFRPEVREAFHRLIKQGWCDALREKHPGEVIYTFWDYFRNAYGRNAGLRIDHLLLSPSLTPVLKAAGVDREVRGREKPSDHAPTWVELDLGGR
- a CDS encoding peptide chain release factor 3, producing the protein MANDTENTIPDNQDDDASTAASARTAAAAPALIAREVQRRRTFGIISHPDAGKTTLTEKLLLFSGAIQMAGTVKARKSGRHATSDWMEIEKQRGISVASSVMQFEFRDHVVNLLDTPGHQDFSEDTYRVLTAVDSALMVIDAAKGVEAQTIKLLDVCRMRNTPIVTFMNKMDRETRDPLELLDELESVLKIQCAPVTWPIGMGKSFRGVYHLLNDTIMLFKAGEEKADGAFEIIEGIDNPRLQEMFPLEMDQLRMEVELVNGASTPFNLEEFLSGVQTPVFFGSAINNFGVREILSALVDWAPAPRERDATVRAVDPKEEPFTGFVFKIQANMDPAHRDRIAFLRVCSGRFERGMKVKHLRLGREVKVSSVVTFMASSREQVEEAYAGDIIGLPNHGNMQIGDSFSEGEMLTFTGIPYFAPDFFRSVRIRNPLKIKQLHKGLQQLGEEGAVQVFKPVQGGELVLGAVGVLQFEVVASRLMNEYGVDAVFEGTSISSARWVSSDDKKALLDFEDQLGHNVAYDAAGNLAYLATSSVNLRLTQERWPKLQFHATREHSAKLV